Proteins encoded in a region of the Peromyscus leucopus breed LL Stock chromosome 15, UCI_PerLeu_2.1, whole genome shotgun sequence genome:
- the LOC114696776 gene encoding LOW QUALITY PROTEIN: AN1-type zinc finger protein 6-like (The sequence of the model RefSeq protein was modified relative to this genomic sequence to represent the inferred CDS: substituted 1 base at 1 genomic stop codon), whose translation MAQETNHSQAPMLCSTGCGFYGNPRTNGMCSVCYKEHLQRQNSSSGRISPPAASVSSLSESLPVQCTDGSGPDAQSALESTSSSLQPGPVSNQSLLSESVAPSQVDSTSVDKAVSETEDLQGPRAEGLVPLECDPPSSVSDTTQQPSEEQSKSLEKPKQXKNRCFMCRKKVGLTGFECRCGNVYCGVHRYSDVHNCSYNYKADAAEKIRKENPVVVGEKIQKI comes from the coding sequence ATGGCTCAAGAAACTAACCACAGCCAAGCACCTATGCTTTGCTCCACTGGCTGCGGATTTTATGGAAACCCTCGTACAAATGGCATGTGTTCGGTATGCTATAAAGAACAtcttcagagacagaacagtagCAGTGGTAGAATAAGCCCACCTGCAGCTTCTGTCAGCAGTCTGTCTGAATCGTTACCAGTACAGTGCACAGACGGCAGTGGCCCAGACGCTCAGTCAGCACTAGAGTCCACGTCTTCATCTCTGCAACCAGGCCCTGTATCAAATCAGTCACTTTTATCAGAATCTGTAGCACCTTCCCAAGTGGACAGTACATCTGTGGACAAAGCAGTATCCGAGACAGAAGACCTGCAAGGACCCAGAGCAGAGGGCCTTGTTCCTCTTGAATGTGATCCTCCATCTTCAGTATCAGATACAACACAGCAGCCATCTGAAGAGCAAAGCAagtctcttgaaaaaccaaaacaataaaagaatcgCTGTTTCATGTGCAGGAAGAAAGTGGGACTTACTGGGTTTGAATGCCGGTGTGGAAATGTTTACTGTGGTGTGCACCGTTACTCAGATGTACACAATTGCTCTTACAATTACAAAGCTGATGCTGCtgagaaaatcagaaaagaaaatccagtaGTTGTTGGAGAAAAGATCCAGAAGATTTGA